TCCAACTGggagataaacacacaacattaaaatcTAATCTAAATTTTAATTTCTGACAGAAAAGATCCAACATTAACCAAAGTCTTTGAAGGTTTGacgcagccaatcagagagcaggtttggtctgtgtgtggtgcACCAGGTTTTCACTGCGGCTCGATTTCGAAACtgactcacttcctgttctcGGTCAGTTTGATCCGAATGAACAGTCATACGCTCTGCAGGTttcagcttcacttcctgtgtgtgagtgtgtgtgtgagtgtgtgtgtgtgtgtgtgtgtgtgtgtgtgtgtgtgtgtgtgtgtgtgtgtgtgtgtgtgtgtgtgtgtgtgtgtgtgtgtgtgtgtgtgtgtgagtgtgtgtgtgtgtgtgtgtgtgtgagtgtgtgtgtgtgtgtgtgtgtgtgtgtgtgtgtgtgtgtgtgtgtgtgtgtgtgtatgctctTGTACAAATCTCTttgtgaggaccttttggccggtcctcactttgtgaccctttaatggactgtttgggggttaagacctggttttagggttagaatcaggtttaggtttatgttaggttaagggttaagggttaaggttaggcatttagtttggatggttaggggTTAGGGAATGCATAATGcaaatgagtgtcctcactaagacagctgtacaaacatgtgcgtgtgtgttgtgtgtgtgtttttacgcCGTCGGGGGGGCTGAACTACAACGTTAGTTTGATGTCATGGAGTCTTTGCTTCaagaaagataaaaactttCCATTGAAGGTGATTAGTTTGGAGAAATAGTTTGATCTTGCTACTTTACTTTTGTTATTATAGGAAGTCAAGAGGTTTTAATGGAAAATGACTTCATTACTTCTAAGTTTATGCTGACAGCAGACTTTTCAATCTAGGGTACAGCTCAACATAAACCTCATGGTTGAGCTGTCCAGCCTGTGAGCCCATTGGTCCTGATATCACCGGATCATGTGACCTTCTGCTCTCCTCTGGTGTAACTGTTTGTCCTTTGTGTGCAGAAGTCACTGACTGACACAACCCCCTCACCCCACATGATGCTATTTCCTCTCAACACATTGAGGATGCAGCCTCTCAGTCACACCTTTACAGACGATATGTTACAGACTCAgaacaacacattcacacaacccccccccccgggtCAGGAGGtaacccacacagagacacttcaatatgagcacagacacttcacttttcatctcacttgcaacctccaccttgcctgtgtgatcctttctgcagaaagcttttaGACAACTTGTCTCAGAACCTCGTTTTCCACCACGAGTTCTTTCATATATAAGTAGTGGACATGCAGCTTGGCCAGAAACCTGTGATGATTCTAAATCCTGACTGAAGGTTTTCCAACAGATCATTTCTATCTAAGTCATCACACAGCTGGTTAGCAACAGCTTCTTCTTGGGTTTTGGAAATGAAGGTTTGATATGGGTCTATAATCAGCTACAACATCTGGATCCAGAGTGGGCTTTTgaagcagaggtttaattacaGCTACCTTAAAAGCTTGTGGTACGCAGCCGgttaacaaagacattttaatctgatttaatatgaaaCGTTGTCGGTTTAGAGGATCAGCTGAAGAAAAGAGGTCCAGATATAGATCTGGTGCTACAGGTGGTTCTATGGTTTCTGGACTAGACCATCTGTGCTGttcatggggaggaggtggtggatcGGTTCCCTGATGGTTATAATTTAGTTAGTGTAGAAGGTTAGAGGAAAAGATGGATCAGTCgagctgtgactctctgtcggatacagagctgaagaggaacctgtggttgttcttattttcttctattaattaTGAATAATAGGATGTGTATGTGATGGAGACATCAGTGAAagactctcaaacacacactcatcgatTATGTAGCCAGCAGATACAGGATGtctgcttcaaaataaaagcacagataCGCATAGTAACAAAAGTAAGACCTCACTGCTCcacatttaaacatgtaataatgataataataatttataaaactCTTAACTTTTTAACAAAATGGACTTctaataagataaaataaaacaattgatttacataacatattttaaaactattttctttagaatgtcaaaataataaaacaaacctacacaaccacaaacaaataTCCAGAAGTTCAGTGAGTCAAAGAGGatgaaaaggaaatacaaacatttcacaaaatattGTTGGTTCAGTTACTGAGGGAATATGATTATTATATGATAATGAGTCTCTGTAGAGatgcagtcacacacattcagattttaataatatgattatataacattataataattcctaaaataataaaataaaatataaaatataattcttCTTctcaaactttatattttaaaatgaattaactGTTGAAtcctgttatttattattagatcttaaatgaagtcaaatgttttagtattattttaaatactGGGTCTtagacttttattgtgaaaggtaTCTCCGGAAGTGTGGTTGTTTATCCGGTGTGTGCTCGGTACCGTCAGTCGGTCTGTGCCGTTATTACTGACCGTGACTCGTCCGCAGTTTAACGAGTTCAAACGTTAACGAACCCCCAGATTTACCGGAAACATGTCGCACACCGTCATCACCACGACGACCACCACCAGGACTTCCGGTGACAGCGTCTTCAACGCGGGCTACACCCGGACCATCCCGGGTCTGCTCAAGATGGGACAGATGGTGAGAGTCCACCCACCGCAATGTTACTGCACTTTACCCGGAGACAAGCGGGACTTTACCCGGAGACAAGCCGGTGTTTACCTGGCGTGAACCCAGACTGTGTCCACCATCAACCAGGAGATAATATAACTGAAGTGAATCTGCAGCTAATTAAATTAAGTTCTACTGATATGGTGGTTAACCTGGTGTTTACCCGGAGTTAACCTGGTGTTTACCCGGAGTTAACCTGGTGTTTACCCGGAGTTAACCTGGTGTTTACCCGGAGATTATCCAGCGTTTACCCGAGTTAACCTGGTGTTTACCCGAGATTATCCAGCGTTTACCCGGAGTTAACCTGGTGTTTACCCGAGATTATCTGGCGTTTACCCGGAGTTAACCTGGTGTTTACCCGGAGATTATCCAGCGTTTACCCGGAGTTAACCTGGTGTTTGACCGGAGATTATCCAGCGTTTACCCGGAGTTAACCTGGTGTTTACCCGGAGATTATCCAGCGTTTACCCGGAGTTAACCTGGTGTTTGACCGAGATTATCCAGTGTTTCCCGAGATTATCCAGCGTTTACCCGGAGTTAACCTGGTGTTTGACCGGAGATTATCCAGTGTTTACCCGGAGATTATCCAGCGTTTACCCAGAGTTAACCTGGTGTTTGACCGGAGATTATCCAGCGTTTACCCAGAGTTAACCTGGTGTTTGACCGGAGATTATCCAGCGTTTACCCGGAGTTAACCTGGTGTTTACCCGGAGTCCAAAACTTCCTGTTTGATAAAATGACATCGAGAGGCTGTTTAAGGAAACTGATCAATTAAGTTTAAAATCCAGTAAAAGTCCATATAATctgataaagtgtgtgtgtcttcccaGCTCGCTCTGCTCGTCACCTTCCTGTGTGTGCGCTGTGCTCGGGGGTGGCCCAGCTGGGCGGCGTTCCAGTTCTTTGAGGTGGTGACGCTGTGGTTCCTCGTGgccttcctcatcttcttcctcatgCACCTGTTCAGGCTGCAGGCGAAGATGCCGTGCATCAACTGGCCTCTGACGGTGAGCGCAGTTCAGTGAAGTTGAAACTGTTAAATATAAGATTTAAtgggaaaacacatttattcagttCAGTGTCATAGCAGCAGGTTTATTTCCACAGGGTCTAAAAAGTCTAATAATTGAATAATCtgtaaaagtcttaaatatgtacAAATATTATGTACTAGGTTTTAAATAAGTTTGAGtaattaataaataagtaatttaATCCTGACGGACggtttttgatttgattcagCCTGAAGATACAAACTGGTTTGTCCTGTTTCAGGAGTTCTTCCATTACTCCGTTGGCACCGTCCTCGTCTTCATCGCCTCCATCGTCGCTGCGGTGAACAGTGGATCCGTGTCTGCGCTGGTGGCCGGGTCGGTACGTAAACACACCGGGACGCCTGGGGAGAGGAAGCACAAGGAAGTGGTCGTGTTCAGTGTCCCTGAGGAGAGTCCTGAAGAACGTCCCCCTCTGAAGCTGTccacgacctctgacctctctgatCTCTGAACGCTCAGAGTTCTGTGATGTGTTTACTCTCACAAAAGGTTGAGGCCGTGGAggttacgtttttttttatgtaaattaattgtaatttctttctatttttatatcAGTTGTGATGCAGTATCATGAATACCATCATCCATGTTGCCATAGTGTTCTCACAAGTTGTGTTCGAATGTCAAACACATCGTGTCCACGACTTCTCACATCGTGTCCACGACTTCTCACATCGTAACCACAAGCTCGTAACAGAATTTACTGAGgtctgtaaccatggcaactaCACATCAAGATGGTGACAGCTAtaaactcaaaagacaaaagaattaaaaatgtttgatttaaaataactcTAAAATGTCTAACAAGAAATTTGtgtcaaaaataatttaacatcacatttgacaaatctgtaaatatttaaataaaaaatgtgttcattatCTTCACCCACTGACTGTTAACCGGGTTGGTATCTGTAGTCCCtggaaacagaagcagagagagtTTTAATTTAGTTGTAAtgatgatattaatatttgctTTTAGTTGTAATgatgatattaatattaatatttagttGTATTGATGTAACGatttgtttctcctcaggtgTTTGGCTTCATAGCGACGTTCCTGATGGCCGTGAGTCTGTGGACGTCCTACAGTGTGACCTGTGGTCCTCACCCCACAGGTACGTCCTCGTCTCCCCTGTCCGCTGCTTCACGTGTTTCAGAAAATCAACCTGTTGACAAACTGGGACACAAccatcagtcaatcaatcatctTTAGTTGATTGATACAAAATTCACATTTCAACTGTTTTGATGATCGATGGATCGTTTTCCAAGTAAACACAGTGTCTCAGGATCCAGTGTCAGatgagctgtttttatttagttccCACTTTCCttctgaccacacacacacacacacacacacacacacacacacacacacacacacacacacacacagtgaggaatGCTAACAGTGCTAATCAGCCATTAAAGAGGAACTGAGAAGCAGAATATCCAGATTATTTTCAACACCGAGTCGATTGTTTCCTTTCTTCAAGTGAGAGTCGGACATGTGATCAGATCCACATGACGAGAATTCTTGTTCCTGAAGCCAGAGTCTAacttcctctcttcccttcttCAACTCTTTGGTTGCTCCCTCCGTCACTGCTCCTCCCCTCCAGGTTCATCTGTGTGAAACATCGTCTCTGAAGAAACCGACGTTTCAGCTCAGCACCCACCTGGAGAATTCACCTGATCAGAACTCAGAGGTAACTAGTGCTGATCCAGGACAAGCGTCGATTTCAACcagttgaaatgtaaatatattctGTTTGCCACTGAATCTTCTCAAACCTCTGACGTCACATTAAAAGGTGCCGAGTCTCACATTTCAACCATCGATTGTATCAGTGACACGTTTGATAAACTCACTTTTCATATTATTGTCAcgactacatttcccatcatccctgCTGCTTCCCGCCCCTGAAACAGGTCGACATGTTTAAAGATCTTTTTGTCTCGTGAGCTTTTCGTCGTTCACCAGCTGTGAGCGTCTTTAGAACAGCGCCCTCTTCCTGTTGTGTGCCCTCCTGACAATTTCTGTGTTCCCTCTTTTTTGATTTCCTCAGTGTTTAACGCCGCTAGCTTGATTTGTTCAAGTTGATTTTAAACGTCCAGCGTTTTACATCCTCCGCTCAGTGACATCAGTTTAGAGCCActcttttaaaatcacttttcacAATGATGCACAGTATAGCCCTGTTAGCCTGCGATGCTAATTTTGCTAGCACACCAAAATATCTGCGTTGTCATTCTGGTGTGCTAATAACTTTTACAAGCAGATATTTTATAGAAAAAAGCATGCATGCTAATGATTTTGTTAGAATGCTAAAACATTACTCAGGGGCTAATACACACGTGTGCTAAAAACTATAGCATGCGAAAAAAACTTATGATATgaaacagtgaaaaagaaaacaacagcatgCTAACAATGCTACAAACAAAACCAGGATTAATAAAGTTTCTTTTACTTATTGTCAACATATTTGATGTGCAGAATCAAACCAACGATATATTAATCTACAAACAAGTCTCAAAGGCTGTGGATTCATCTTCCACCAAAAAATAGTCCCTGACAAAGACACAATGTGCCATTAATTTGACAAATGAATGGAA
Above is a genomic segment from Hippoglossus stenolepis isolate QCI-W04-F060 chromosome 8, HSTE1.2, whole genome shotgun sequence containing:
- the cmtm7 gene encoding CKLF-like MARVEL transmembrane domain-containing protein 7: MSHTVITTTTTTRTSGDSVFNAGYTRTIPGLLKMGQMLALLVTFLCVRCARGWPSWAAFQFFEVVTLWFLVAFLIFFLMHLFRLQAKMPCINWPLTEFFHYSVGTVLVFIASIVAAVNSGSVSALVAGSVFGFIATFLMAVSLWTSYSVTCGPHPTGSSV